The Hemibagrus wyckioides isolate EC202008001 linkage group LG26, SWU_Hwy_1.0, whole genome shotgun sequence DNA window tgtgagggtgagtatggatcagtgtgagggtgagtatggatgagtgtgagggtgagtatggatcagtgtgagggtgagtatggatcagtgtgagggtgagtatggatcagtgtgagggtgagtatggatgagtgtgagggtgagtatggatcagtgtgagggtgagtatggatcagtgtgagggtgagtatggatcagtgtgagggtgagtatggatgagtgtgagggtgagtatggatgagtgtgagggtgagtatggatcagtgtgagggtgagtatggatcagtgtgagggtgagtatggatgagtgtgagggtgagtatggatcagtgtgagggtgagtatggatcagtgtgagggtgagtatggatcagtgtgagggtgagtatggatcagtgtgagggtgagtatggatcagtgtgagggtgagtatggatcagtgtgagggtgagtatggatgagtgtgagggtgagtatggatcagtgtgagggtgagtatggatcagtgtgagggtgagtatggATCAGTGTGACTTACTGGATCTGAACAGATGATGGAATATGGTgcttattgctttttttttttttaaaaaataaccttttcctcattttttctttctttaagtgTCAGGCTGAACAGGCAGAGAAGCAGATAAAGGAGGATTTTGCGAAGCTTCATCAGTTCctcagagaggaggaggaggctcgGAGAGCGGCACtgagggaggaagaggaagagaagaaaggaaaactggaaggatggatggaagaagaGTTAAAGTCTATCTCTGATAGATTGCTGGAGGTGGAAGAAGAGATGGAGAATGATGATGTCACATTCCTTTTggtaatgaatgaataaaccaGTTAGCAAGGCCTTTATTTTTGAGATAATATTTAGTTTTTGGCTGAATCTGAacataaatgtttttgtttcttcttattttttatttcagaattaTGACCAGATTATGGCACGGTatgtttttaaagcatttaactCTCACAACATTAGATTTTCTGCCTTAATAAATCAGAACCACTGTCTGAATAGAAAAATCAACATACACTGGGTCTGTGTTTTAGGGCTCGGTATAGACGGTCCGATTCACAGCTGATCTCTGGGTCTCTGATCGATGTGGCCAAACATGTGGGAAATCTCAGATTCAGAGTGTGGGAGAAGATGAAAGATCTCTGTCCTTACTGTGAGTAACTAATCCCTAACACTTACACATATTTTAACTAATTGTTTTTTGCAGctttactgtattttaatgttaaatgtttctGTAGTAATGTCAGGGAAGCTAGTGAGGACTGACAGGGTTTTAATAATCCAGGTAATTAAAATAAGAGGAAGTGTCCAGGTAAAGTATCAGGTAATCAACAAACATCATGAACAATGGCAGACAAGAGCAAGTTGTAGAAACTAGAATAACACTAGAATAACAAAACCCGAATGGCAAGCAGTAATCACCAGCTTGGAAACGTctggtaaataaaatgaacaccTAGTGTATACTTCACAATGAACAAAGAAACACAAGGCTTTAAATACACAGGCTAATGCAAAGTCcaactgaaaatgaaagaataatcAAGACACACTCAGGAGACTACTAAGGACAAAACATGGGAGGAGACAGGacataaaccaaaacaaaacacacatggcAACAGAAACAACAGCATGAGCCATAGTGCTGTGAGCTGCTGTACACACTGAGAGCGGAGAAATAGCAAGTAATTAGTGTAATTAAAGGTAAGATTACAAGTTATTTGTTGATATATGGGATTATGCATCACAGTTGGTGAATTACTGTGGGtttaagagaaataaagcaGTTGGGGTTGGACTGCTGTCCCCTAAATTGTTAATCTCTGAAAATTACAGCTGAATTTAGATTCTCGCTGTGGTGTACGGTGTGGAACAAggcctgattttttttatttgatttaatgaGATTAAAATGTGCTTAATGAGAGAAATATTTTTGAATTAAACAATTCCAGTATAAATAATACCAATAAATCAGTGACGCTACTTTCCCGAGGCAGGGGTGGATCAAGTGGTCaaggctctaggttgttgatcagagggtcagggttcaagccccaccaccattgagcaaggcctttaaccccacccctgctccagggacacTGCATCGTAGCTGCATTTTTACAGCATATCGGGTAAagttatgtaaatataaaatgaaaaacagaagGTCTGTGGCAATGAGATAGCAGACTATAATGATACAATAAAGTGTTTCTTTCGCTTCCCTTTTCATTCAGACCCAGTAGTCCTCGACCCAAACTCCGCCCACATCTCTGTGTCTGGTAATCTGGTGTCCGGGAGCCGATCTGTTCACAGGTTCTACTCCCCAAACCCCCTAAAGAAGAACTCTAACCGGTTGGTTCTCGGATCAGAGGCCCAAAATGCCAGCTTCAACTGCTGGGATGTGGAGGTGGGAGACAGCAAGTGCTGGACCCTCGGGGTGTGTCAACGCTCAGCAACTGAGAGAAACCACACGCAGGATCTGACCCCCAGAAACGGGTTTTGGGGTCTCAGCAAAAATGGAGATTTCTATTACATTTTGGGGTCCACAGAGGCGCCGTTTCAGTTAAGGAAGCCTCCGAAAATGGTGCGGGTGAAGCTGATAGAACGCCTGGATCTCAACAACTGGAAACTTAATTGGATGCTGAGCTTTTCAGATGCTTCCACTGGATCTGTGATGGCTTGTATTCGTGAAGTGTCCTTTAGGAGGGATTTGTTTCCCTTTCTTATCCCAGAGGAGAGAAATGCACCTCTGCGCATTGTTCCTGTGAATGTAAACATAACCATGGAGAAGAAATTCACCTTCTTAGAGAGGCACATGGACCTGATTCCTGTATATGTCATAGGATTCCTCATGGTGCTTTTGTTGCTTTTGGTGcttttgatatttaaaaaaataaactgaagaAGTGACAGTCAGAGGGTTGTTTTGGTTGCATTACAAAGCACCTGATAAGCATATAtctaaataatcaaataaagcCAGATCAACTagatttctaaaaaaaacacaagcaggAGTAAACATGTCATGTAACATGAGCAGAGAATATTGGTAATGATGAGATTAAGGAAATGTGTTGATTACAGGAAATTGTGTGAGATTAAAGAGTTCAAATTTCAGAAGAGAGTTATGTTTTCTGAAAAAAATGTCAGCAGTAAAAATATCCAGGGATTTTGTTGACTTGGAGCCATGATACCCTCCGTGTTGTATGATACAAATACCCTATTGTTCTATTCATGTCACAGTGACGCATTATAaatttgtataactgtataagaaggaaataaaataaatatgttctGTATGAAATTGGTCTTCagttcagctttttttttttttaaatgaacacacacacacacacacatctaaaaatCAGTAACAAATGAAGTAATGTAGTGAAATAAAACTGGTGATTTTAAAATACAGAACATAAAACTGAAACATCCCCCAAAATCCCTGGTTTACACTCTAACCTCCAGACACACACCgctaagttaagttgtcttaattctttcttcacatatcccattcttgggggtcagagcactgggtcagccatgatgcagtgcccctggaggagagggggttgggggccttgctcaaggcacCCAACGGTGGCagattggcagtgctggggcttgaacccctgatctttcagtcaacaacccagagccgcCGCCACCACCCCTGATAGCAGATGCATCTCTGACCATTTTGAGATCTTTTTCATCCCTTTATCATTTTCATCTTTATAGCTTTACTCAGATGATTAGTTGTACATATttattaaactgtaaaataaagtaactgcattttaaatatttatgaacaCAGAGGTGTGGTGCAGGGTGAATAATTGACAGATCACATTCTGTTCAGTACAGAAATGCCTGAAACTATATGGTCTAACCTCCAGTTGTTGTAATAATCACCTGGATACCTTCTTGTGCTTGTGTGCTCATATGCTGAAGTGCTGTAGGGAACAGCGTTCACATGAAATCCTGCCATCATTCAGCGCTTTCTTCTCGTCAAAATTTCGTGTGCACTATATAAAGCATTATACTTGCTTAACAGCTTGTGACTTCAGCTGGACCTACAGGGTTCCTATCCTCTAAAACTGCAGAAAATCTGTTCTGCTGCAatttctgtgttgttatgttcAACTAGTGAGTTTGAGGAGCTCTGTGTCATTGTAATTTGTGccaaaaaacatataaaaacaaGACTCAAGTTTGAAGCAATTCTGCATGTGGTAACAATCAGATCAGTCGCaatgtttttttcatgttttggaAACGTTGCAATGGTTTTTTCAAAAGAAAGTCATTGCATAAGACAACGCTTAAGCAATGACACACAGCTCCAGCTCTGTGGTGTAATCCTGCCTCTCTACTTTCTGCCCGTccctctgggtttttttttgtttgttttttttactccaaTTACATTCACTTCCCCAGCCAGGAGGCGGTCTCTCTCAGGAAGCCTTCGGTGTTTTCACTTTCTCAGGATCTCTTCTGACATGCTCCTAACTTCTCCATCTGCTTTGGATTTCGGCGTCTCCTTCATGGCGTCTTCTCTAGAAGATGATCTCTCGTGCCCGGTGTGTTGTGATCTTTATAAGGATCCTCAGCTCCTCTACTGTGGACACACTTTCTGTCGCCAATGCCTCAACAAACACTGGGCTGTAAACACCAGTCGGTCATGTCCCGTATGCCGCAGGGTGTGTGCACAGGAACCCGTGTCCAACCTGGCTCTGAGGAACACCAGCGAGTCCTATCAGAGGGAGaaggaaagggagagaaaggagCAAGAAAGCAACAGTGAAGTCAGATGTTCTCAGCATGGAGACAAAGTCCagtatttctgtaaaactgatgATGAGGTCATTTGTACAAAGTGCAGGAAAGAAAGTCACAGATCGCACAGAATTCAGCTTCTCACAAATGCTGTACAACAACACaaggtgagacagacagacagacagacagacagaaagacaaacagacaggcacaACCTTTTTTGTGGGATATGTTCTTAATTTCTCCAGCCTTTCAGCAGTCTTAATAGCAGAGTTCAAATGttagctttctttttttctgatccTTGCCTGCTGCACTGAATTATCTATCCACATATTTACCGAAATTATTCTAATCTCTCTAATTAACTTGTACTGAAaaaggaaaactccaccctgaTGCATATCACATATGTTAATACTGAAGTATTTGTGGTTTGATCAgtgattctgattttttttttatcattactcCTGTGTGAAGTCTGTGGTTGTTTGCTGCTCTGGTGGTTATTAGTGGCACAGTTTCAGTGGTGTTCAATGTCATAATAATGAGAAATCCAGAGTAGTAATAGTGGAAACTTTGGAATAAATGCTGGAATCAAAGTCCCAGATTGCATTGCAGCTACAGCCAGGTCCATAAGCAGTGACACAGTTTTGGTCATTTTTCCTCTGTATGTCATCACAAtggatttaaaataaagcaaTCAAGAAGTGATTTACCAAAATATTAATAAGATTCAATTTTCACAGGCAAAAATGTCACTGAAATAGATTAGGATTATTTTAAAGAATTGTTTGCAAATCCTTTACAGTCAGCTTTAAAGTCTGGAGCCCATGGACATCACCAAATGCTGGGTTTCCTCCCATGAGATACTTTAAAGGCCTTTAAATTCTTCAgttcctgtttgtttgtgtgtctttcagcTTTCAGTTTTGTCTTCAGTAAGATTAAAAATCGAGCTCATGATGACGTCAGATGACTGACACAGTCTTTTAAGGCCATTTCATATATCTTTTCCTTGATAAGCTCTTGGGTTGCCTTTACTGAAGTTCATTATCAATCTATCCTATGAAACactgtttacttttacagcTACATCTGAAACACATCAGAATTCATCTTGCAGTCATGTCATCAACACCAGCGACTCAGTTCCACTGGAGGTTGTCCATGTCCATGCTGTAACACTGCCTCCGCCATGTTTGACAGATGATGTAGAATGATGCCCTTCTTTCTTCTCCATACTCTTCTTTTCCCATCATTCTGGAACAAGTAATTTTTAAGTTTCATTTGTCCAAAGAATCTCATTCCAGCACTGGACAGACTTGTTTTAGTCAAATCTGGGCTTTCTGTTTTTGAGTGATATGCACCTTAATGTAAACTAAATTCATGAATTCATGTCGCTCAATTGTAGACCATGACATTGATCCTGCTTTCTCCTTGAGAGTATTCTTGACTTGGCTGGAGGttgttgattttctttttcaaggAATAAATGCTGAGATTGATGTCATCTGTGGTCTTCCAGGCTTTTTGGTGTTGCTAACCTCACCATTGTTGATTTGGCCAGTCTGCTATTTCTCTGCAAGGCctactttgtttgtttgtttttttacacctAATGATGGCTTTCTTTACTTCACACCAGACCCTTGAACAGCTACCAAATTCAGTTCAGTTGGCATCAACTCCAGATATTAACACCCCCTTAACCTGTCATGCAGTAACAAGGAAACAGGCTACACCTGTATATAAAACTACTTCAGTAGAACTTCAGTAGAATGTCCAATTATTTTTGAGCCTGTGAAAATGGACGAACTATGAAAAGAAATTGGTAGATCCTAAATGGTAatgcaatattttttgtttgatcCGCCTGAAGTAAAGCAGAAGATTTAAGTTCGAGTTTAGATTTAAGAATCTTAAATCactcaaatgatttatttatttcaaatccaGTGAAGAGgcaaaattatttaaatgagtTAGTCAAATTTTGGCTAGTTAGCGATCTATGAGATAATTAGCATGATGTCATTGACTGGGATTAGTGTGAATGTTAGTGTGAAGGtttggaagctgatctgtttgagcagatACATTTTTAGAgttttttatattcatgtgaCAGATGTTTAACATGTGATTTACTGATGATTCAGCCAGTGTggttaaaaatttttttatctttgtaaCATGACATATTTCTGAGTAACAATGATTTCATCCTTACATACAGCTCAAGCTTTAAAGTAACAGAAAATGTTGTAATGTTTCATTGTGTTCTCATGTCCCTGATTACATCTTTAATCAGGTGCGAATTAAAGCTGCTCTCCGTCCAACTGAAAAAGCTTTGCAGTCTCTAAAGAATGGCACTTGTCAAAAAGCTCAAACGGTCAAGTACATTCAGGTAACTCAGTAAATTCACCGTCtacttatttttcttaaaagaaaaagattacACAAAGATTGTGAATAGCTGGTACTGGTTTGTTGGTTTTGTTATATAAGTAATCAACCaatctttttttctctattgACATttataggacaaaaaaaaatacttcagcTTAATCTTCTCATGTTACTAAGAAACCTAACTCTTATGTCCTGAAGAATGACGAGGATCTCTTCCTCGTCTGCTATAGCTTTCTTTGTCCCTAATCGTtatttctctctcagtctcaggCCCAGCAGGCAGAGAAGCAGATTAAAGCAGAATTTGAGAAGTTTCACCATTTCCTCCGTAAGGAAGAGGAGGCCAGACTGAGAGCACTGAAGAAAGAAGTGGAGAAAAAGCGAGGGAAGGTGGAGGAAAGGATCGAAAAAGACATATTGCGCCTTTCTGACAAAGTGAGGGAGATGGAAGAAGAAATGGAAACTGAAGATTCCAGATTCATGCAGGTAAAACTGCTGACACCTTTGCTGTCTCAGTTGGCATGAATAGGGCAGGTGAAACCAAGTCTACTTAACACTTGttaataaatatgaatgttCTTAAGGCATTCAGTCAGCAAATGTTTGAGCAATAAGTTCAGCGATAATGCAAAAAAATTCTCCCAAAGAGTCAGGGAGAGGCGATATACCGTCCAAAATATCAACGATAAACATGTCTATggattttatacatttctaaATTCCTGCTAATCAGCTGcatttggagattttttttttattttcatgccaagaagcttttattttcattttcaactttatgtaaataagtaaataaatagctgatgcagtacacagtgaaaataaacaatgttcctccagaACCTTGGTGCACTACAAAGACACAGGgctacaacacagaactaagggcTAAAGAGTAAACTATTGACATAAAGGGTACTTGTGCAGCCTTGTTCAAATGgagcaagacaaaagacagtgcaggAAAAAAGACaatgcaaacagacaatacaactCATGACAGGACAAATATATAACATAACACAGAccagtgtgtgatttttagGACACTGTTGTGTGGTAAACATATGTAGAAATATGAGAGCTGCAGTTTATAGCAGCATTAGAATGAAATTTCCAATTAAATCAAACCACCTTTACAACGAATCATGAAACAGAGGAGCTTCAGTACACCAGCTGAGGATTCATTATATTATCACAGACATGGGTTTTATAAAATTTAACAAACATGACCTCTCTTATCATCAAGGCTGTTCCACACACTACAACAGCTCACTGattattctttttaaatgattttatgtgATTCAGTTTaacagactgttgtgtgtgatcagtgttttCTAAAATACCAGTCAAACcagtccatctggcaccaaAGAGTCATGAGATCTCCCATGATGTTTGgtgtgatgtgaacattaagtaAAGCTATCGACCTGCATGATTTTCTTTTGCTGTATTTAGAAATCTTGTAGAAATTTatgtttttgtggtgtttttttgcattgtgtaaCATGTATTGTTGGTTTTCTTGTCTTGCAGAATTATAAATTTATTCTGCAGAGGTATGTTATTCTAATATACAGCTCAGCTCAGCTCTTTCCTCTTCCTATTTCCTTTTCCTGTTTTCATTCATGTGTTGTTCAGGCCCACCCTTTAAAACCATCAGTTATTTTCATTTGCCTCTTATCTATTTCATGTCTTGTTCTGTTTTTACTTGAGACAGTATGGACTTGATTCGTCCTGTGTCTTGCATGTGTTAAAGTTACAGTTCTAAGATGTCTTGTCTTCTTGCTTTTTTCATGCTTTTCATGcgtttcttttttgtgttttttctttaatttgttttaaaactaGTTAGTCTGTGTCTTAACTGTAGACTATAAATCCTCCCATGATGATTGGTATAGTATTAGTGAATTTCTGGAAAatgtccagaaaaaaaaagaaaagcatccTGTTACTCTTGAGTCTCTTGTGATAACATCTTATTACACGATGATTGGTAAATTtcctgtttgtgtctgtgtgtttcagagctCAATACACAACCTTAGATTCAGAGTTCAGTTCAGAAAATCTCATTAACATGGCAGAACATGTGGGGAATCTGGGACACCGGGTATGGGAGAAGATGACGGATATCTTTCTTTACTGTGAGTAAAACTCTAAGGATTGGTTTTACCCAAGATGATAACATAAGTCTGATAAATCATCAGGTAGGACTAATTCTGCTCAATTGCTTTTCTCCTCTGTCCAGATCCGATCCTCCTAGATGTGAACAGTGCTCCTGAGGACTTTTTCGTATCAGATGACCTGGCAAGTGTAGGAAAGTCATTCCACATCCGTCCGAACCCTGTTCCCTTTCAGGAGAACCGTTTGGTTCTGGGATCTGAGGGATACAGTGATGGCTTTCATTGCTGGAACATCGAGGTGGGAGACAGTAAGCACTGGACTATCGGTGTGTGTCGACGCTCGGCAAACATGAATTTGGTGGAACCTTTGTCCGCTGAATTGGGCTTCTGGGGTCTTAGTAGAAAAGGGGACTCCTACATGCTCCTGTTGTCCTACCCAAACTCTTTCCGGATACGCAGGAAGCCAAGAACAGTGCAGGTGCAACTGGGATGGTGGTATACCATAGGCAGCGTGAACATTTGTCGGATGGTGAGATTTGTGGATGTCAGCGATGGATCTCTGATTGCATGTTATACTGGAATTCCTGATGGCGTGCTGTTGTTTCCATTCCTGATCCCAAAAGAGCGTCTTTCTCA harbors:
- the trim35-1 gene encoding tripartite motif containing 35-1 codes for the protein MASSVEDELTCPVCFEIYQDPQILSCGHTFCRRCIGHHYHTILSSFYTPVCPVCLNAIRQEPVTNLALRNTCESYQRDKEKERNEKERKEREEREEDGGNKCLWHGEKILFFCRDDGVAICPQCRNQGHMSHKVQPLKHTVPQRKDQIKAALRPAEKVLQSLRNGTALERKITKYIECQAEQAEKQIKEDFAKLHQFLREEEEARRAALREEEEEKKGKLEGWMEEELKSISDRLLEVEEEMENDDVTFLLNYDQIMARARYRRSDSQLISGSLIDVAKHVGNLRFRVWEKMKDLCPYYPVVLDPNSAHISVSGNLVSGSRSVHRFYSPNPLKKNSNRLVLGSEAQNASFNCWDVEVGDSKCWTLGVCQRSATERNHTQDLTPRNGFWGLSKNGDFYYILGSTEAPFQLRKPPKMVRVKLIERLDLNNWKLNWMLSFSDASTGSVMACIREVSFRRDLFPFLIPEERNAPLRIVPVNVNITMEKKFTFLERHMDLIPVYVIGFLMVLLLLLVLLIFKKIN
- the LOC131347144 gene encoding nuclear factor 7, brain-like, whose protein sequence is MLLTSPSALDFGVSFMASSLEDDLSCPVCCDLYKDPQLLYCGHTFCRQCLNKHWAVNTSRSCPVCRRVCAQEPVSNLALRNTSESYQREKERERKEQESNSEVRCSQHGDKVQYFCKTDDEVICTKCRKESHRSHRIQLLTNAVQQHKVRIKAALRPTEKALQSLKNGTCQKAQTVKYIQSQAQQAEKQIKAEFEKFHHFLRKEEEARLRALKKEVEKKRGKVEERIEKDILRLSDKVREMEEEMETEDSRFMQNYKFILQRAQYTTLDSEFSSENLINMAEHVGNLGHRVWEKMTDIFLYYPILLDVNSAPEDFFVSDDLASVGKSFHIRPNPVPFQENRLVLGSEGYSDGFHCWNIEVGDSKHWTIGVCRRSANMNLVEPLSAELGFWGLSRKGDSYMLLLSYPNSFRIRRKPRTVQVQLGWWYTIGSVNICRMVRFVDVSDGSLIACYTGIPDGVLLFPFLIPKERLSHLRIAPASPALVLEHTFVERQKHQIADYIFYLFIGGLIIWVCLFGVSE